TCTATTTTTTCTTTTACTTCTTGCAATTTTTTTCTTTTAGTATAAATAATCAAATCTTTATCTTCTTTTTCAATATCTTCAGCGCCATAATCTATTAAATTTAATTCAAATTCTTCTTCTGAATTTTTAATTTGTAATTTATAATTTATAATTTTAATTACTCCTTTTTCTTCAAACTGCCACATTACACTATTTTGTCCGCCTAATAAACCTCCTGTTTTAAAAAAAATATGCCTAATTTCAGAAACAGCGCGATTTTTATTGTCAGTCAAAGATTCAATTATAAAAAAAGTATTATCAGGACCGATTGCTTCATATAAAATTTTCTCTATAATCTCTCCTTTTAATTCTCCTATGCCTTTTTTAATGGCGCGCTCAATATTATCTTTTGGCATATTAGCGCCCTTGGCTTTTTCAACAAACATTCTTAAATTAAAATTTGTTTCAATGTCTTTTCCGCCTTCCCTTGCTGACACAGTAATATTTTTTGCCAGTTTGCTAAAAATAGCCCCTCGTTTTTTATCGGTTATTTCTTTTTGCCTTTTAGTTGTCGCCCATTTACTATGTCCAGACATACAATAAAATACAAAATTAAATATTTCCCCCTTTGAAAAAGGGAGATTAAGGGGGATTTTAAAATAAAAATTTATCTAAAAATCCTCCAACCTCCTTTTTTAAAGGAGGACTAAAAAAATTAAAAAATTATTTTTATAAAATTTCGTTTTCCTTTTTGCAATATTTTGCCCTCTTTGTTAATTTCTATAATTTTATTACT
This portion of the Patescibacteria group bacterium genome encodes:
- a CDS encoding YebC/PmpR family DNA-binding transcriptional regulator, whose translation is MSGHSKWATTKRQKEITDKKRGAIFSKLAKNITVSAREGGKDIETNFNLRMFVEKAKGANMPKDNIERAIKKGIGELKGEIIEKILYEAIGPDNTFFIIESLTDNKNRAVSEIRHIFFKTGGLLGGQNSVMWQFEEKGVIKIINYKLQIKNSEEEFELNLIDYGAEDIEKEDKDLIIYTKRKKLQEVKEKI